In Poecile atricapillus isolate bPoeAtr1 chromosome 12, bPoeAtr1.hap1, whole genome shotgun sequence, one DNA window encodes the following:
- the IL13RA1 gene encoding interleukin-13 receptor subunit alpha-1, translating to MAVPAAAPLPCPLLLVVCWVVAAGTAAGAQILPSPSNLNYSFIHICTLNWTWNPPENISSSCNLEYSSDIVINGVPEDRKKWGKDRFRVTDVRLNEEMHLRVRSECKNDTTSEPSPWVETSLLPKGIPGTAAVDLSCVWHNLEYMACTWRPGENASSDTNYTLFYWFDDLENPKKCSNYSVDQGIFECIFNLTFPKVTSNYPAISILITDDSEEIRPVCASKNPTTLVKPATPRQLTLSKTNDRIDVKWSASETFPKNCLHYEVKCCNGDSDSVWTSEINSVSIPGIDANSKYTFKVRAKPKRECYNSDFHSDWSEEKSIGEKRDSTIYVVLIITIPLIVAVSTIILLVYLKRLKILILPPIPDPREILKRMFGEQNEDSLSSAKDDPMSAFDRLIIEEEIHSLILTETSDSTNLEKENR from the exons ATGGCTGTGCCCGCAGCAGCTCCGCTGCCCTGCCCGCTCCTCCTCGTCGTCTGCTGGGTGGTGGCCGCGGGGACGGCGGCAG GAGCACAAATTCTTCCATCTCCATCCAACTTGAACTATTCATTTATTCACATCTGTACTCTGAACTGGACATGGAACCCCCCAGAGAACATCAGCAGTAGCTGCAACTTGGAGTATTCCAGTGACATCGTCATCAATGGGGTTCCTGAGGACAGAAAA AAATGGGGTAAGGACCGCTTCCGTGTGACGGATGTGCGCTTGAATGAGGAAATGCACCTCAGAGTGAGAAGTGAATGCAAGAATGACACCACGAGTGAGCCCAGCCCCTGGGTGGAGACCTCCCTTCTGCCAAAAG GTATTCCAGGTACTGCTGCTGTTGACTTGAGCTGTGTTTGGCACAATTTGGAGTACATGGCTTGTACCTGGCGTCCTGGGGAGAACGCAAGCAGTGACACCAACTACACTTTGTTCTACTG GTTTGATGACTTGGAAAACCCTAAGAAGTGTAGCAACTACTCTGTAGACCAGGGGATCTTTGAATGCATTTTCAATCTTACCTTCCCAAAAGTCACCAGTAATTACCCTGCTATAAGTATTTTGATTACAGATGATTCTGAAGAAATTAGGCCTGTGTGTGCAAGTAAAAATCCTACCACCCTTG TAAAACCTGCCACACCAAGACAATTGACACTGTCAAAGACTAATGATAGAATTGATGTAAAATGGAGTGCATCAGAAACTTTTCCAAAAAATTGCTTACACTATGAAGTTAAATGTTGCAATGGTGATTCAGACAGTGTTTGGACA TCTGAAATAAATTCTGTGTCAATTCCTGGCATTGATGCTAATAGCAAGTACACCTTCAAAGTGAGAGCAAAACCAAAGCGTGAGTGTTACAACAGCGATTTCCATAGTGACTGGAGTGAAGAAAAGAGCATTG gtgAGAAGAGGGACTCTACAATCTATGTTGTTCTAATAATTACCATTCCATTAATAGTAGCAGTATCTACAATAATTCTACTAGTCTATCTAAAAAG GCTGAAGATACTAATTCTTCCTCCAATTCCGGACCCGAGAGAAATTCTTAAGCGTATGTTTGGAGAGCAGAACGAGGATTCCCTG AGCTCTGCAAAGGACGATCCCATGAGTGCTTTTGACAGGTTAATTATAGAAGAAGAAATTCATTCTTTAATTTTAACAGAAACTTCAGACAGCACTaatcttgaaaaagaaaacaggtaG